One Aneurinibacillus migulanus genomic region harbors:
- a CDS encoding helix-turn-helix domain-containing protein, whose translation MMLFIIHHLSPLRVLDRKTIEKALQHFGTTVNGKKQAACTLGISLAILYNKIRKYHLLKE comes from the coding sequence ATGATGCTTTTTATTATTCATCATCTATCCCCGCTACGCGTATTGGATCGTAAAACGATCGAAAAAGCGTTGCAGCATTTTGGTACGACCGTAAACGGAAAAAAACAGGCGGCGTGTACGCTTGGCATATCGCTTGCGATATTGTACAACAAAATCAGGAAATATCATCTATTGAAGGAATGA
- a CDS encoding M28 family peptidase, producing the protein MRKSFLSTLLAASLLASGTSVYAAPPVQVEKAEHGQSQKSFDQQIVKQTDAENMYRTIQQLSQAPRVAGSQEELKAVRYIEQQFKSFGYQTKVQPFQFEGYTAPSDVVVKAGYAAITAEAFTYSPNGEITADLVYVGLGTEADVKGKDLTGKIALIQRGEISFADKVRNAAKQGAKAVIIYNNADGKLNGTLGGADKSFVAAIGITKQDGEALAAKLKNGEAVSASVKVAGAKVETLTSHNVIATKKPNANKKNTDDIIIIGAHHDSVQDAPGANDDASGVAVTLELARIMAKMKTDTELRFVTFGAEENGLIGSEKYAASLSEDEIKRTIGMFQMDMVGSKDAGDLIMYTIDGEKNRVTDLGAAASSRLSGVLPYGQEGRSDHESFHALGIPAALFIHAPVEPWYHTKDDTLDKISKEKLDNVADIVGSAVYQAARPGELNIERVDYPKKEVELEN; encoded by the coding sequence ATGCGCAAATCATTCTTATCCACTCTTCTTGCAGCTAGTCTGCTTGCGAGCGGCACATCTGTTTATGCAGCACCACCGGTACAAGTAGAGAAAGCAGAACATGGGCAGTCTCAAAAGTCATTCGATCAACAGATCGTAAAGCAAACCGATGCTGAAAACATGTACCGTACGATTCAACAGTTGTCCCAAGCTCCACGTGTAGCCGGTTCACAGGAAGAATTAAAAGCTGTACGCTACATCGAACAGCAATTCAAATCATTCGGCTATCAAACGAAGGTGCAACCGTTTCAATTCGAGGGGTATACCGCACCATCTGATGTAGTGGTAAAAGCGGGGTATGCCGCCATCACAGCCGAAGCCTTCACTTATTCTCCGAACGGAGAAATAACAGCGGACCTAGTCTATGTCGGGCTTGGTACGGAAGCAGATGTAAAAGGTAAGGACTTAACAGGTAAAATCGCGCTCATCCAACGTGGTGAAATTTCATTCGCTGATAAAGTGCGCAATGCCGCCAAACAAGGCGCAAAGGCCGTCATTATTTATAACAATGCTGACGGGAAGCTGAACGGTACATTAGGTGGTGCAGACAAATCCTTTGTTGCTGCAATCGGTATTACCAAACAGGACGGTGAAGCGCTGGCGGCCAAATTGAAGAACGGTGAAGCTGTAAGTGCAAGCGTAAAAGTGGCCGGAGCAAAAGTGGAAACACTAACATCGCATAACGTCATTGCTACAAAAAAACCGAACGCAAATAAGAAAAATACCGATGACATTATTATTATCGGCGCACATCATGACTCCGTACAAGACGCACCGGGCGCCAATGACGATGCCTCAGGTGTTGCCGTTACACTCGAATTGGCACGTATTATGGCTAAAATGAAAACCGACACCGAATTACGTTTCGTTACGTTTGGTGCTGAGGAAAACGGTCTCATTGGTTCTGAGAAATATGCGGCATCGCTGAGTGAAGACGAAATCAAACGCACGATCGGCATGTTCCAAATGGACATGGTGGGCAGCAAGGATGCTGGGGATCTGATTATGTATACTATTGACGGAGAGAAAAACAGGGTGACCGATTTGGGTGCTGCTGCGAGTTCTCGCCTCTCTGGAGTGCTCCCTTACGGTCAAGAAGGGCGGAGCGACCATGAATCGTTCCATGCGCTAGGCATACCAGCCGCGTTATTTATCCATGCCCCGGTCGAGCCTTGGTATCATACGAAGGACGATACTCTTGATAAAATCAGCAAAGAAAAACTGGATAATGTGGCTGATATTGTCGGGTCAGCGGTGTATCAGGCAGCCCGCCCTGGCGAACTGAATATCGAGCGGGTTGATTATCCAAAAAAAGAGGTCGAACTGGAAAACTAA
- the tenA gene encoding thiaminase II, giving the protein MLTFTEQLRQEADPIFEAIFTHPFVQGIANGDLDKESIIHYVKQDFEYLNAFARIYGIAISKCEDRNDMGMFAEQVSFVLHGEAHPHNNLCRVAGVRYEDVQGYPLAPNASHYIRHMLTVAHEGTLGEILAVLLPCPWTYLEIGRKLVDEVKPTPSHPFYEWITFYGEASMNDLTDRFRARLDRWAEAASESEKEKMKQHFLTSCQLEYMFWDMAYTKQAWPVALEEAATR; this is encoded by the coding sequence ATGTTAACGTTTACTGAACAACTTCGCCAAGAGGCTGATCCGATTTTCGAGGCAATTTTCACCCATCCGTTCGTACAAGGAATCGCGAACGGTGATTTGGATAAAGAATCAATTATTCATTATGTAAAACAAGATTTTGAATACCTCAATGCATTTGCACGCATCTATGGCATCGCTATCTCTAAATGCGAGGACCGCAATGATATGGGTATGTTCGCCGAGCAGGTTTCGTTCGTACTGCATGGTGAAGCCCATCCTCACAACAACTTGTGCCGGGTAGCCGGAGTTCGCTATGAAGATGTACAAGGATACCCGCTTGCTCCGAACGCAAGCCACTACATCCGTCACATGCTGACTGTAGCACATGAAGGTACACTCGGAGAAATTCTGGCCGTACTTCTACCATGCCCGTGGACCTACCTCGAAATCGGGCGCAAGCTTGTAGATGAAGTTAAACCAACCCCTTCCCATCCTTTCTATGAATGGATTACGTTCTACGGCGAAGCATCGATGAATGATCTCACCGACCGCTTCCGTGCGCGTCTCGACCGCTGGGCCGAAGCAGCGAGTGAATCCGAAAAAGAAAAAATGAAACAGCATTTCCTGACAAGCTGCCAGTTGGAATACATGTTCTGGGATATGGCTTATACGAAGCAAGCATGGCCAGTGGCATTGGAAGAGGCGGCTACACGATGA
- a CDS encoding ECF transporter S component produces MNWKMREVVLTVALSIACGVLYLGWSTLWLPVSALVGPVGAEVMFGVWVLASPLIAFIIRKPGAALIAEVSAAAVEVFTGSHFGLSSLLIGFCQGLGAEMAFFLFRYKKYSLSTLMLSGALAAVGSMAYSLLANGFGYFTPGVLGATFALRIISGAILGGLLAKLIAESLAKTGTLQQYEIMRQRREQQGDTYGSVSGM; encoded by the coding sequence ATGAACTGGAAAATGCGAGAAGTCGTATTAACCGTGGCGTTGTCGATTGCCTGCGGCGTCCTATATCTCGGCTGGTCCACACTCTGGCTCCCTGTCTCGGCCCTTGTAGGGCCGGTTGGGGCCGAGGTCATGTTCGGGGTCTGGGTGTTGGCAAGTCCACTTATCGCCTTTATCATTCGTAAGCCAGGGGCTGCACTTATCGCCGAAGTATCTGCTGCTGCTGTTGAGGTGTTCACCGGTAGCCACTTTGGCCTCTCTTCTCTGCTAATCGGCTTTTGCCAGGGACTGGGTGCAGAGATGGCGTTCTTCTTATTCCGTTATAAAAAATATTCGCTGTCCACCCTCATGCTCTCAGGTGCATTAGCGGCAGTAGGCAGCATGGCGTATAGTTTACTGGCCAACGGATTTGGCTATTTTACTCCAGGCGTGCTGGGTGCCACATTCGCGCTACGTATCATAAGCGGTGCCATTCTGGGTGGATTGCTCGCAAAGCTAATTGCCGAATCGCTTGCGAAAACCGGAACTCTTCAGCAATACGAAATCATGCGACAACGCAGAGAACAGCAAGGTGATACGTATGGCTCCGTATCTGGCATGTAA
- a CDS encoding ABC transporter ATP-binding protein encodes MAPYLACNDVSVRFYGAPSLTLRNVTISVQKGEKVLLLGPSGCGKSTLLSVLSGIIPGTIEAEVTGDIIRPASVGVMFQDPDAQFCMLTVGDEIAFSLENRAIPRNEMDARIDAAMRQANLFVPKDTLIETLSGGMKQRLALACLLALEADVLFLDEPTAQLDPQGRQDVFYLLKSIAASDMTMVFVEHVLDGLIDWMDRVILLDATGNLIGEGAPQDVLRRYSKEIEAAGIWRPRLFPHTMDEVSADSSHTLQITWRDSLKQSEKRAQTPRQEKPDICNVRDLTISYGKTNVLEQISFDIKKGEWIAIVGENGAGKSTLLKALAGLEKGRRGDIYIQDRPIRKWPATKLYEQVGFVFQNPELQFVTDRVYDEVAFGGRIRKFDESVLSEKTHRLLQEFSLDAHRDAHPFTLSQGQKRRLSVATMLLFEQKLLLLDEPTFGQDEATSNQLLARLMQRKKQGTAIVMVTHDMDIVDQYADRVLWVSDGTIRFDGAPYHLFSSEEEIPGLIRPLSYEWERRMRNERYQHPIGTR; translated from the coding sequence ATGGCTCCGTATCTGGCATGTAACGATGTATCTGTCCGTTTCTATGGAGCACCTTCTCTTACATTACGAAATGTGACCATCTCGGTGCAAAAAGGGGAAAAAGTATTGCTGCTCGGTCCGAGCGGCTGCGGCAAATCAACGCTCTTATCCGTATTATCCGGTATTATTCCCGGCACCATTGAAGCGGAGGTCACCGGCGATATCATACGGCCTGCCTCCGTCGGCGTCATGTTTCAAGACCCGGACGCTCAATTCTGCATGCTTACTGTCGGAGACGAAATTGCCTTCAGCCTCGAAAACCGTGCCATCCCACGGAACGAGATGGACGCGCGTATCGATGCGGCAATGAGACAGGCGAACCTTTTCGTGCCGAAGGATACGCTTATCGAGACACTATCTGGCGGTATGAAGCAACGTCTAGCGCTCGCCTGCCTGCTGGCCCTCGAAGCGGACGTATTATTTCTTGACGAACCGACAGCACAGCTCGACCCACAGGGACGACAGGATGTGTTTTACTTGCTCAAATCGATAGCTGCATCCGACATGACGATGGTATTCGTGGAACACGTGCTGGACGGTCTCATCGATTGGATGGATCGCGTCATTCTTCTGGATGCTACGGGAAACCTCATCGGAGAGGGTGCACCGCAAGACGTCCTACGCCGATATAGCAAAGAAATCGAGGCCGCCGGCATCTGGCGGCCCCGTCTCTTCCCGCACACGATGGACGAAGTGAGTGCCGACTCCTCCCACACGCTCCAAATCACCTGGCGCGACTCACTCAAACAAAGCGAAAAGCGCGCCCAGACGCCCAGACAGGAGAAACCGGACATCTGCAATGTGCGCGATCTTACCATTAGCTACGGTAAAACGAATGTGCTAGAGCAAATTTCGTTTGACATTAAGAAAGGGGAATGGATAGCCATTGTCGGGGAGAACGGTGCAGGCAAAAGTACGCTGTTAAAAGCGCTGGCCGGACTGGAAAAGGGACGACGGGGCGACATCTATATCCAAGATCGCCCTATCCGCAAATGGCCAGCCACAAAGCTGTATGAGCAGGTCGGATTTGTATTTCAAAATCCTGAACTCCAATTCGTTACGGATCGGGTATACGATGAAGTCGCCTTTGGCGGGCGTATCCGCAAATTTGATGAATCAGTACTCAGCGAGAAGACACATCGCCTGCTGCAGGAATTTTCCTTGGATGCACACCGAGATGCACATCCATTCACCTTAAGTCAGGGACAGAAGCGGCGTTTAAGCGTAGCGACCATGCTTTTGTTCGAACAAAAGCTCCTGTTGCTTGATGAACCGACTTTTGGACAGGATGAGGCTACATCTAATCAATTGCTTGCCCGTCTTATGCAGCGTAAGAAGCAAGGTACAGCCATCGTTATGGTGACCCATGATATGGATATAGTGGATCAATATGCAGACCGTGTACTTTGGGTTTCAGACGGTACTATTCGTTTTGATGGGGCCCCTTATCATCTGTTCTCTTCCGAAGAAGAGATTCCCGGTCTCATTCGCCCGCTATCATACGAATGGGAAAGGAGGATGCGTAATGAACGGTACCAGCACCCGATTGGCACGCGTTAA
- a CDS encoding energy-coupling factor transporter transmembrane component T family protein produces MNGTSTRLARVNPAVKLTAHLVVMLFLMMIADPVTSALLWILSIVIGVLLGGWNIQYIIKRIVPYFAFFLLVFWMLAAFGKGEHIVWEFAWFRITEEGIYNGLTIAFRMLGFVTYGLLFTSTTDTTQLVMSMIHQYRLSPKWGYGLLAGLRFIPLFQSELAQMKAAHKIRGFHAQGKLKSFARYTLPLFTQGIRKAERVAVAMEARGFDGAKPRTYYHVPTIRGMDWMYCILLFTAVLGLTALSFSFGWLHWAWTGNSA; encoded by the coding sequence ATGAACGGTACCAGCACCCGATTGGCACGCGTTAATCCGGCTGTAAAATTAACAGCACACCTAGTAGTTATGCTATTTTTGATGATGATCGCGGACCCTGTCACCTCCGCCCTACTATGGATACTTTCCATTGTTATAGGCGTACTCCTCGGCGGCTGGAATATACAGTATATTATTAAACGTATTGTGCCTTATTTTGCTTTTTTTCTGCTCGTGTTCTGGATGCTGGCCGCCTTCGGCAAAGGTGAGCATATTGTATGGGAATTCGCCTGGTTTCGCATTACAGAGGAAGGCATATACAACGGATTGACCATTGCATTTCGCATGCTTGGATTCGTCACATACGGTCTGCTCTTTACGTCTACTACTGATACAACCCAGCTTGTAATGAGCATGATTCATCAGTATCGCCTTTCTCCAAAGTGGGGATATGGATTGCTTGCAGGATTACGATTCATCCCCCTATTTCAGAGTGAATTGGCACAGATGAAAGCTGCGCACAAAATCCGTGGATTCCATGCACAAGGAAAACTAAAATCATTCGCCCGCTATACGCTTCCCTTATTCACTCAGGGCATCCGCAAAGCAGAACGCGTGGCGGTCGCAATGGAGGCTCGCGGATTCGATGGTGCCAAACCTCGTACGTATTATCATGTGCCTACCATCCGAGGAATGGACTGGATGTATTGCATTCTCCTCTTCACGGCGGTTCTTGGTCTTACCGCACTATCCTTTTCATTTGGCTGGCTTCATTGGGCCTGGACCGGAAACAGCGCATAA
- the glnA gene encoding type I glutamate--ammonia ligase yields MAAKYTKEDIYRLVKEENVKYIRLQFTDLLGTIKNVEIPVSQLEKALDNKMMFDGSSIEGFVRIEESDMYLYPDVDTFVIFPWTTEGGKVARFICDIYTPDGQPFMGDPRQILKFALKDMESLGFNAFNIGPEPEFFLFKLDEKGQPTNELNDQGGYFDFAPLDLGENCRRDIVLTLEQMGFQIEASHHEVAPGQHEIDFKYASAVEAADQIQTFKLVVKTIARKHGLHATFMPKPLFGINGSGMHCNMSLFSNGKNVFEDPSTELGLSETAMHFLAGIVKNARGFAAITNPTVNSYKRLVPGYEAPCYVAWSAQNRSPLIRIPASRGMSTRIEVRNPDPAANPYLALAVLLAAGLDGVKNKLQAPAAVDRNIYVMNEAERKEAGIDSLPATLKEAIEDLKANEVICKALGEHALEHFVEAKEIEWDMFRTTVHPWEREQYMNY; encoded by the coding sequence ATGGCAGCAAAGTATACGAAAGAAGATATTTACCGTTTGGTAAAAGAAGAGAACGTAAAATACATCCGCTTGCAGTTCACAGACTTGCTCGGAACCATTAAGAACGTAGAAATTCCGGTCAGTCAGCTTGAGAAAGCGCTCGACAACAAAATGATGTTCGACGGTTCTTCCATCGAGGGATTTGTGCGCATCGAAGAATCTGATATGTATCTGTACCCAGACGTTGATACATTCGTTATCTTCCCTTGGACGACAGAGGGAGGCAAGGTTGCACGCTTTATCTGTGACATCTATACTCCAGACGGTCAGCCTTTTATGGGGGACCCCCGTCAAATCCTGAAATTCGCACTGAAAGATATGGAAAGCCTCGGCTTTAACGCTTTCAACATCGGACCGGAACCGGAATTCTTCCTGTTCAAGCTTGATGAGAAAGGGCAGCCGACCAATGAATTGAATGACCAGGGTGGATATTTCGACTTTGCTCCTCTGGATCTCGGTGAGAACTGCCGCCGCGATATTGTACTGACGCTTGAGCAAATGGGCTTCCAAATTGAAGCATCTCACCATGAAGTAGCGCCAGGCCAGCATGAGATCGACTTTAAATATGCGAGTGCGGTAGAAGCAGCTGACCAAATCCAAACATTCAAACTCGTTGTTAAAACAATTGCTCGTAAACATGGTCTGCATGCAACCTTCATGCCGAAACCGTTGTTCGGTATTAACGGATCGGGTATGCACTGCAACATGTCCTTATTCTCTAATGGCAAGAATGTATTCGAAGATCCTTCCACAGAGCTTGGCTTAAGCGAGACAGCCATGCATTTCCTGGCAGGTATCGTGAAAAATGCACGTGGCTTTGCTGCCATCACCAACCCGACCGTAAACTCTTACAAGCGTTTGGTTCCGGGTTATGAAGCGCCTTGCTATGTGGCATGGTCTGCGCAAAATCGCAGCCCGCTTATCCGTATTCCTGCTTCCCGTGGTATGAGTACCCGTATCGAAGTGCGTAATCCGGATCCGGCAGCAAATCCGTACCTGGCACTGGCAGTTCTGCTGGCTGCAGGTCTTGATGGTGTGAAAAACAAACTCCAGGCTCCAGCCGCAGTAGATCGCAATATCTATGTGATGAATGAAGCAGAGCGTAAAGAAGCGGGCATTGATAGCCTTCCTGCAACGCTAAAAGAAGCAATTGAAGATCTGAAAGCGAACGAAGTCATCTGCAAAGCATTGGGTGAGCATGCACTGGAGCACTTTGTAGAAGCAAAAGAAATCGAGTGGGATATGTTCCGCACAACGGTTCATCCGTGGGAGCGCGAGCAATACATGAACTACTAA
- a CDS encoding MerR family transcriptional regulator, whose amino-acid sequence MKDEIRRNMALFPIGIVMQLTELTARQVRYYEQQGLIAPERTKGNQRLFSFNDVDRLLEIKALLEKGLNIAGIKQVLAMKQEGKHDSNVLDEKIEQKRKELTDRELRDMLKQQMFTSRPGQTLLNRGELSRFFH is encoded by the coding sequence ATGAAAGATGAAATTCGCCGTAATATGGCCCTTTTTCCGATAGGAATTGTTATGCAGTTGACGGAATTAACTGCGCGTCAGGTCCGTTATTACGAACAGCAGGGGTTAATTGCTCCGGAGCGCACGAAAGGCAATCAGCGCCTGTTTTCCTTCAATGATGTAGATCGCCTGCTAGAGATTAAGGCGCTGCTTGAAAAAGGGCTCAACATTGCCGGTATCAAGCAGGTACTTGCGATGAAGCAGGAAGGCAAACACGATAGTAATGTGCTTGACGAGAAAATTGAACAGAAGCGCAAAGAATTGACCGACCGTGAACTGCGCGACATGCTAAAGCAACAGATGTTCACGAGCCGACCGGGACAAACGTTGCTTAATCGGGGGGAGCTTTCCCGCTTCTTCCATTAA
- a CDS encoding methionine gamma-lyase family protein yields MFSYLKHGEKLASYVERVEAEIGPRLREIEKMADYNQFKVLRAFQKYQVSDFHFAPSTGYGYDDMGRETLEKVYAEVFGGAAALVRTHILSGTHAIAIALFGMLRPGDELLYITGAPYDTLEEIVGARGHGKGSLKEFGVGYTAVPLNSEGDIDKEAIAQAVHKNTKVIGIQRSRGYADRPSFTIAKIEEMIAFVKSIRSDIIVFVDNCYGEFTEEREPLQVGADIIAGSLIKNPGGGLAKSGGYVAGRADLVEMASYRMTAPGLGAEIGSTQYGTLETFQGFFLAPHVVGEALKGAVFTAGLLERLGFKTNPRWDAPRTDLIQSVEFGTAEGLVTFCQGIQKASPVDSHVVPQPGDMPGYADPVIMAAGTFIQGASIELSADGPLRPPYLGFVQGGLTASHVKVGILTALNDMVEKNLLKI; encoded by the coding sequence GTGTTTTCGTATTTGAAGCATGGAGAAAAATTGGCATCATATGTAGAAAGAGTAGAAGCGGAAATCGGACCACGTCTGCGTGAAATTGAAAAAATGGCCGATTACAATCAATTTAAAGTATTACGCGCTTTTCAAAAATATCAGGTGAGTGATTTCCATTTTGCGCCGTCAACCGGCTATGGATACGATGATATGGGCCGAGAAACGTTAGAGAAGGTGTATGCGGAGGTATTCGGCGGAGCAGCGGCGCTGGTACGTACACATATTTTGAGCGGTACGCATGCGATTGCTATCGCGTTGTTCGGTATGTTGCGACCGGGGGACGAGCTGTTATACATTACCGGTGCTCCATATGATACGCTTGAAGAAATCGTCGGAGCGCGTGGGCATGGCAAGGGGTCGCTTAAAGAGTTTGGTGTGGGCTATACCGCTGTACCGTTGAATTCCGAAGGAGATATCGATAAAGAGGCTATCGCCCAAGCAGTACATAAGAATACGAAAGTCATTGGCATTCAGCGCTCGCGTGGCTATGCAGACCGTCCTTCATTTACTATCGCCAAAATCGAGGAAATGATTGCGTTTGTAAAGAGCATTCGTTCGGATATTATTGTGTTTGTAGATAATTGCTATGGTGAGTTTACCGAAGAAAGAGAACCGCTTCAAGTTGGTGCTGATATTATAGCTGGCTCGCTTATCAAAAATCCGGGAGGCGGCCTAGCGAAAAGCGGCGGCTATGTTGCGGGCCGTGCAGATCTGGTGGAGATGGCGTCCTATCGTATGACGGCTCCGGGATTAGGTGCGGAAATCGGGTCGACTCAGTATGGTACGCTGGAGACGTTCCAGGGATTTTTCCTTGCCCCGCATGTAGTAGGAGAAGCGTTGAAGGGTGCTGTGTTTACCGCCGGACTTCTGGAAAGGCTTGGCTTCAAGACGAATCCGCGGTGGGACGCTCCGCGTACAGACTTAATTCAATCCGTGGAATTTGGAACGGCTGAAGGTCTAGTGACATTTTGTCAGGGTATTCAGAAGGCATCTCCTGTCGATTCGCACGTCGTACCACAGCCAGGCGATATGCCGGGTTATGCAGATCCTGTAATTATGGCCGCTGGTACCTTTATTCAAGGGGCAAGCATTGAATTGTCTGCCGATGGTCCGCTTCGCCCACCTTATCTTGGATTTGTGCAGGGGGGACTTACTGCTTCGCACGTAAAAGTGGGTATATTGACCGCGTTAAATGACATGGTAGAAAAGAATTTGTTAAAAATCTAA
- the hflX gene encoding GTPase HflX, giving the protein MVDEQKTERAILVGYYKKSGDQRQFELSMEELAELAHTAEAEVVATLTQGRDQVDSRLYVGKGKVEEINVLVQELEADLVIFNDELTPMQIRNLEHIIECKVIDRTQLILDIFAQRARSREGKWQVELAQLQYRLPRLTGKGAELSRLGAGIGTRGPGETKLETDRRHIRRRISEIEGHLAEVKRHRQLYRERRKKNAVFQVAIVGYTNAGKSTILNRLTDAGILEENKLFATLDPTSRRVNLPGGEEIIVTDTVGFIQHLPHQLVAAFRSTLEEAAEADLILQVIDASHPDYQIHMEVVDEVLTELGAESIPRLTVFNKMDRVEERPISAVSGKVLYLSAYVEEDMQRLLQAIEAHIESQYNRYVLRLPTERGDLYALVRRNLHVLREKIGEDGMYYELEVKGKGIEQLSPELVTFLS; this is encoded by the coding sequence ATTGTAGATGAACAAAAAACCGAGCGTGCCATATTAGTCGGTTATTATAAAAAGAGTGGGGACCAGCGTCAATTCGAACTGTCGATGGAGGAGTTGGCCGAGCTGGCACATACGGCGGAGGCGGAAGTCGTCGCCACGTTGACACAGGGACGTGATCAGGTAGATTCCCGCCTGTATGTCGGTAAAGGCAAGGTGGAGGAAATCAATGTACTAGTTCAAGAGCTGGAGGCAGATCTTGTTATTTTTAATGATGAGCTAACACCAATGCAAATCCGTAACCTGGAGCACATTATCGAGTGTAAGGTCATCGACAGAACGCAGCTCATTCTTGATATATTTGCACAGCGCGCCCGTTCGCGAGAAGGTAAGTGGCAAGTAGAGCTTGCCCAGTTACAGTACCGCTTGCCCCGCCTGACAGGAAAAGGGGCCGAGCTATCCCGGCTCGGTGCCGGGATCGGGACCCGGGGACCGGGGGAAACGAAGCTGGAAACAGACCGTCGACACATCCGTCGTCGTATCAGCGAAATTGAGGGCCATCTGGCCGAGGTGAAGCGACATCGTCAATTATATCGTGAGCGTCGTAAGAAGAACGCCGTATTTCAGGTAGCAATCGTGGGCTATACGAATGCGGGCAAATCGACCATTCTCAATCGTCTGACTGATGCGGGCATTCTCGAAGAAAACAAGCTATTCGCTACGCTGGACCCGACATCGCGTCGTGTGAATTTACCGGGCGGTGAAGAAATTATCGTAACGGATACCGTTGGTTTTATCCAGCACCTTCCACACCAGCTGGTTGCCGCATTTCGTTCTACGCTGGAAGAAGCGGCGGAAGCGGATTTGATTCTGCAAGTCATCGATGCATCCCATCCTGATTACCAGATTCATATGGAAGTAGTTGATGAGGTTCTGACTGAGCTTGGAGCCGAATCCATTCCTCGTCTAACTGTATTCAATAAGATGGATAGGGTAGAAGAACGGCCTATTTCTGCGGTATCTGGCAAAGTATTATATCTTTCTGCCTACGTAGAAGAGGATATGCAGCGTCTACTGCAGGCCATCGAAGCGCATATTGAAAGCCAGTACAATCGATATGTACTGCGGTTGCCGACAGAACGCGGCGATTTATATGCTCTTGTACGCCGTAATTTGCATGTACTACGTGAGAAAATCGGTGAGGATGGTATGTATTATGAACTTGAGGTAAAGGGAAAGGGGATTGAGCAGCTTTCTCCTGAGCTTGTTACGTTCCTTTCGTGA
- a CDS encoding SIMPL domain-containing protein, whose translation MTISKSMKTLGCTALLGAVLFTGAAFAPAAYAAAEPQKSAVSTVGLRTITVSGYGEVTVQPDVAYIQLGLNTTGKTAREAQEKNAVQFKAIKAALEKRHVPAKDIQTVRFSTMPDYSWDNNKQQLKGYQVEQIIQVTYRDLAGVGPLMDAATAAGANRIDNVSFSSEKIEGYRLDATDAALDNARQKAERIAKRAGVTIKEAVQISDGTSPTPPIMYTQARADSISTSEKALSNGSQVYPGELKVGSSVTVTYSY comes from the coding sequence ATGACTATCTCAAAAAGCATGAAAACTTTAGGCTGCACAGCGTTGCTTGGCGCTGTACTATTCACAGGAGCAGCATTCGCTCCGGCTGCCTACGCTGCGGCTGAACCACAGAAGAGCGCTGTAAGCACAGTAGGACTACGCACAATTACTGTGAGCGGCTATGGTGAGGTGACAGTGCAGCCGGATGTTGCTTATATCCAGTTGGGCCTCAACACCACCGGCAAAACCGCTCGAGAAGCGCAGGAGAAGAATGCTGTACAATTCAAAGCCATAAAGGCTGCATTGGAAAAGCGACATGTGCCGGCCAAAGATATTCAAACCGTCCGTTTCTCTACGATGCCGGACTATTCATGGGATAATAATAAACAACAATTAAAGGGCTACCAGGTAGAGCAGATTATTCAAGTAACCTATCGTGACCTAGCAGGAGTCGGTCCGCTGATGGATGCAGCGACGGCAGCCGGAGCGAACCGGATTGACAACGTCTCGTTCAGCTCTGAAAAAATAGAGGGGTATCGATTAGATGCGACAGATGCGGCACTTGATAATGCCCGCCAGAAAGCTGAACGCATTGCAAAACGTGCAGGTGTAACAATTAAAGAAGCCGTACAAATCTCAGACGGCACTTCACCAACACCGCCTATTATGTATACTCAGGCACGTGCAGATAGCATATCCACAAGCGAAAAAGCCTTAAGCAATGGAAGCCAGGTCTATCCAGGTGAGCTAAAGGTGGGAAGCTCCGTTACTGTCACGTACTCCTACTAA